Proteins encoded by one window of Actinocorallia herbida:
- a CDS encoding DUF2637 domain-containing protein, which produces MTGTALVKPQHEDVSGRVQDGPVRDRWVTAGMLVSAASAAVASFSGLYGLAVFAGWPLRLAWLLPLTVDAYAMTSARVWLARTTESDAARGFARINALLAITASITGNSVYHAISTGLLPMSWPVVVLVGAVPAAVLGLTAHLHALRGHPEPSPPVPTAPHQDEETSLLAAARAADAAYRTEHGRPITRDALRSRLRISTRKATELRRRLSAENEGGDA; this is translated from the coding sequence GTGACCGGCACGGCCCTCGTGAAGCCACAGCATGAGGACGTGTCCGGCCGGGTCCAGGACGGGCCGGTACGAGACCGGTGGGTGACGGCCGGGATGCTCGTCTCCGCAGCGTCCGCGGCTGTCGCCAGCTTCTCCGGCCTCTACGGCCTGGCCGTCTTCGCCGGCTGGCCTCTCCGCCTCGCCTGGCTCCTGCCTCTGACCGTCGACGCCTACGCGATGACGTCCGCCCGCGTCTGGCTCGCTAGGACGACCGAGTCCGACGCCGCCCGAGGCTTCGCCCGCATCAATGCCCTCCTCGCCATCACGGCCAGCATCACCGGCAACTCCGTCTACCACGCCATCAGCACCGGGCTCCTGCCGATGTCCTGGCCGGTCGTCGTTCTCGTCGGCGCCGTCCCCGCGGCCGTCCTCGGATTGACCGCGCATCTTCACGCGCTGCGCGGCCATCCTGAGCCGTCCCCTCCGGTGCCTACGGCGCCGCACCAGGACGAGGAGACATCCCTCCTGGCAGCCGCAAGGGCGGCGGACGCCGCCTACCGAACCGAACACGGCCGACCCATCACCCGGGACGCCCTCCGCTCACGCCTCCGCATCAGCACGAGGAAAGCAACTGAACTCCGAAGACGACTATCCGCCGAGAACGAAGGAGGCGATGCCTGA
- a CDS encoding helix-turn-helix domain-containing protein, which produces MANERLRAALLQKGLSVAALAESIGVDEKTVERWITQDRVPYRRHRFAAASQLGSDETYLWPDALSQDQVTSASGSEVVTIYPHRWSVPRDAWGRLFGTAEREIGVLVYSGLFLAEDTGLHRLLREKAEASARVRILLGDPDSPQVAERGGDEGIDEAMGMKIRNAIVMYKPLRRLDGIEFRLHSTTLYNSLYVADDQMLVNTHVYGVAAAQAPVWHLRKLPGGDLYNTYAESFERVWEGATPLPEG; this is translated from the coding sequence ATGGCGAACGAGAGGCTGCGAGCGGCCCTGTTGCAGAAGGGCTTGTCCGTCGCAGCGCTCGCCGAGTCGATCGGGGTCGATGAGAAGACGGTCGAACGCTGGATCACGCAGGATCGCGTTCCCTACCGTCGCCACCGCTTCGCGGCGGCCTCGCAGCTCGGGAGCGACGAGACCTACCTCTGGCCCGATGCGCTCTCCCAGGACCAGGTGACGTCGGCGTCGGGCAGCGAAGTCGTCACCATCTACCCGCACCGATGGTCTGTTCCTCGGGACGCCTGGGGACGCCTCTTCGGAACCGCCGAACGTGAGATAGGCGTCCTCGTCTACTCGGGTCTCTTCCTCGCCGAGGACACCGGCCTTCATCGGCTCCTCCGCGAGAAGGCCGAAGCCAGCGCACGCGTCCGCATCCTGCTCGGTGACCCCGACAGCCCCCAGGTCGCCGAACGCGGCGGAGACGAGGGCATCGACGAGGCCATGGGCATGAAGATCCGGAACGCCATCGTCATGTACAAGCCTCTGCGCCGCCTGGACGGGATCGAGTTCCGCCTCCACAGCACGACGCTCTACAACTCCCTCTACGTGGCCGACGACCAGATGCTCGTCAACACCCACGTCTACGGCGTCGCCGCCGCCCAGGCCCCCGTCTGGCACCTTCGCAAGCTCCCCGGCGGCGACCTCTACAACACCTACGCTGAGAGCTTCGAACGCGTCTGGGAAGGCGCGACCCCGCTACCGGAAGGCTGA
- a CDS encoding NUDIX domain-containing protein: MARRIDYYDDPNAPKANSLVPSVNVIVTDDAGRILMIRRTDNGNWAVPGGAIDLGESVAQAAIRETLEETGITCEITGLVGIYSDPRHVIHYTSNDEVRQEFSIVLTASLSSGEPTPSDESWEVAWCDPESLGTLQMDRSMKIRIQRFISGISNPMIT, from the coding sequence ATGGCGCGCAGGATCGACTACTACGACGACCCGAACGCGCCCAAGGCCAACAGCCTCGTCCCCTCCGTCAACGTCATCGTCACCGACGACGCCGGCCGCATCCTCATGATCCGCCGCACCGACAACGGCAACTGGGCCGTCCCCGGCGGCGCCATCGATCTGGGCGAATCCGTGGCCCAAGCCGCCATCCGCGAAACCCTCGAAGAAACCGGCATCACCTGCGAGATCACCGGCCTCGTCGGCATCTACTCCGACCCCCGCCACGTCATCCACTACACCAGCAACGACGAGGTCCGCCAAGAGTTCTCCATCGTCCTCACCGCCAGCCTCTCCTCAGGCGAACCGACACCAAGCGATGAGTCGTGGGAAGTCGCGTGGTGCGACCCCGAAAGCTTGGGGACTCTGCAGATGGATCGATCTATGAAGATCCGTATCCAGAGGTTTATTTCAGGAATAAGCAACCCCATGATCACCTAA